In a single window of the Acidimicrobiales bacterium genome:
- a CDS encoding phosphatidylinositol mannoside acyltransferase has product MLLDDLRRRAPYFGYLAASKVARTLPMPVASRLASGAAVVAAAALPGRRAMVERHMARVGRPGAGREVFRSYARYWLESFRLPDVSPADLERGLEAEGLEHLEAAKAAGHGVIMAMPHLGGWDFGGAWFAGRGYKTTVVVELLEPPELFDWFARFRSQLGVDVVPLGPEAAGALLRILRDGGIVGLVCDRDIGGTGVEVEFFGERTTLPSGPATLALRTGAAILPTAVYFDGDGHRGVIRPPVDTVRTGSFREDVVRVTQALARELEDFIRQAPEQWHLLQPNWPSDRP; this is encoded by the coding sequence TTGTTGCTCGACGACCTCCGCCGCCGGGCTCCGTACTTCGGTTACCTGGCCGCGTCGAAGGTGGCGCGCACGCTGCCCATGCCGGTGGCGTCGCGGTTGGCTTCCGGCGCAGCCGTGGTTGCTGCCGCCGCCTTGCCGGGGCGGCGGGCCATGGTGGAGCGGCACATGGCCCGGGTGGGCAGGCCTGGCGCCGGGCGCGAGGTGTTCCGCTCGTATGCCCGGTACTGGCTGGAGTCGTTCCGCCTGCCCGACGTCTCGCCCGCCGACTTGGAGCGGGGGCTGGAGGCCGAAGGCCTCGAACATCTGGAGGCGGCCAAGGCGGCGGGCCACGGCGTGATCATGGCCATGCCGCACCTGGGCGGCTGGGACTTCGGCGGTGCCTGGTTCGCCGGGCGGGGCTACAAGACGACGGTGGTGGTGGAACTGCTGGAGCCTCCCGAGCTATTCGACTGGTTCGCCCGCTTCCGCTCGCAGCTGGGGGTCGACGTGGTGCCGCTGGGACCGGAGGCCGCGGGGGCGTTGCTGCGCATCTTGCGCGACGGGGGGATCGTCGGGCTGGTGTGCGACCGCGACATCGGCGGTACGGGCGTGGAGGTGGAGTTCTTCGGGGAGCGCACCACGCTGCCGTCGGGGCCGGCCACGCTGGCGTTGCGCACGGGTGCGGCGATCTTGCCCACCGCCGTGTACTTCGACGGCGACGGCCACCGCGGCGTGATCCGTCCGCCGGTCGACACCGTGCGCACAGGCTCGTTCCGGGAAGACGTGGTGCGGGTCACCCAGGCCCTGGCCCGGGAGTTGGAGGACTTCATCCGCCAGGCGCCGGAGCAGTGGCACCTGCTCCAGCCCAACTGGCCCTCCGACCGCCCCTGA
- the fusA gene encoding elongation factor G encodes MKSFPPAKIRNVALVGHGGAGKTTLAEALLYCAGAISRQGRVEDGNTTTDFDAEEVKRHISLSASLAPFEFEGHKINLIDCPGYADFMGEVEAALRVADLAVFVVSAVEGVEVQTEIAWKLAASLDVPRMIFVNKLDRERADFERTLDQLRDIFGAGVAPLELPIGAEAAFHGVADLLTDTAITYDSGGPVEGPIPDEMEALEHQVHDNLVEGIVVADDELTERYLEGDIPSPKELEDTLAHGVAAASVFPVVCGSAAKGVAIDRLAKFICEIGPAPTDRPPVAVEAGDTMEEVACDPTGQPLAYVFKTLADRHVGKVSMFKVLSGTIRPDTVLANTRTHGDEKLHSLFTLRGKEQDQVSEVPAGDIAAVAKLGDTRTGDTLAPKNMPVVVPPPPAAEPVLSIAISPKSKGDEDKLMTALHKLQDEDPALFVRRDDETHQTLLSGMGETHLAIVTERLSRKFGVEVETQPVKVPYRETITGSAEAEGKYKKQSGGHGQFGVADIRIEPLERGAGFEFADQIVGGAIPRQFIPAVEKGIREAMASGGHYGFPVVDLKVTLYDGKYHAVDSSEMSFKMAGSLALQEAMAKAGPVILEPVSLLEVTVPAAYQGDVMGDLNARRGRVQGTESGNDGEQIVVAHVPTSELLRYAIDLRSLTGGRGRFTTRHDHYDVLPQQFYDKVATKQH; translated from the coding sequence GTGAAGAGCTTCCCGCCCGCCAAGATCAGGAACGTCGCCCTGGTGGGGCACGGTGGTGCCGGAAAGACCACGCTGGCCGAGGCCCTCTTGTACTGCGCGGGCGCCATCTCCCGCCAAGGCCGCGTCGAAGACGGCAACACCACCACCGACTTCGACGCCGAAGAGGTCAAGCGCCACATCTCCCTCTCCGCGTCGCTGGCGCCCTTCGAGTTCGAGGGCCACAAGATCAACCTGATCGACTGCCCCGGCTACGCCGATTTCATGGGCGAGGTGGAAGCCGCCCTGCGGGTGGCCGACCTCGCCGTGTTCGTGGTCAGCGCCGTGGAAGGCGTGGAGGTGCAGACCGAGATCGCCTGGAAGCTGGCCGCTTCGCTCGACGTGCCCCGCATGATCTTCGTCAACAAGCTCGACCGGGAACGGGCCGACTTCGAGCGTACCCTCGACCAACTGCGGGACATCTTCGGCGCAGGCGTCGCTCCCCTCGAACTGCCCATCGGGGCCGAGGCCGCCTTCCACGGCGTGGCCGACCTGCTCACCGACACCGCCATCACCTACGACAGCGGCGGCCCTGTCGAAGGCCCCATCCCCGACGAGATGGAGGCGCTGGAGCACCAGGTCCACGACAACCTCGTGGAAGGCATCGTGGTGGCCGACGACGAGCTCACCGAGCGCTACCTCGAAGGCGACATCCCCAGCCCCAAGGAGCTGGAGGACACCCTCGCCCACGGCGTGGCCGCGGCGTCGGTCTTCCCCGTCGTCTGCGGCTCGGCGGCCAAGGGCGTGGCCATCGACCGCCTGGCCAAGTTCATCTGCGAAATCGGCCCCGCACCCACCGACCGACCGCCCGTCGCCGTGGAAGCGGGCGACACCATGGAGGAGGTGGCCTGCGACCCCACAGGCCAGCCGCTGGCCTACGTATTCAAGACGCTGGCCGACCGCCACGTGGGCAAGGTGTCGATGTTCAAGGTGCTGTCGGGCACCATCCGCCCCGACACCGTGCTGGCCAACACCCGCACCCACGGCGACGAGAAGCTGCACTCCCTGTTCACCCTGCGGGGCAAGGAGCAGGACCAGGTGTCCGAGGTGCCCGCGGGCGACATCGCCGCGGTGGCCAAGCTGGGCGACACCCGCACCGGCGACACCCTCGCCCCCAAGAACATGCCGGTGGTCGTGCCTCCGCCGCCCGCCGCCGAGCCGGTGCTGTCGATCGCCATCAGCCCTAAGTCGAAGGGCGACGAGGACAAGCTCATGACCGCCCTGCACAAGCTGCAGGACGAAGACCCTGCGCTGTTCGTGCGCCGCGACGACGAAACGCACCAGACCCTGCTCTCCGGCATGGGTGAGACCCACCTGGCCATCGTCACCGAACGCCTGTCGCGCAAGTTCGGCGTCGAGGTGGAAACCCAGCCGGTCAAGGTCCCCTACCGCGAGACGATCACCGGGTCGGCCGAAGCCGAGGGCAAGTACAAGAAGCAGTCGGGCGGCCACGGCCAGTTCGGCGTGGCCGACATCCGCATCGAGCCGCTGGAGCGGGGCGCGGGCTTCGAGTTCGCCGACCAGATCGTGGGCGGCGCCATCCCCCGCCAGTTCATCCCCGCGGTGGAGAAAGGCATCCGCGAGGCCATGGCCTCAGGCGGCCACTACGGCTTTCCCGTCGTCGACCTCAAGGTCACCCTCTACGACGGCAAGTACCACGCCGTCGACAGCTCGGAGATGAGCTTCAAGATGGCGGGCTCGTTGGCCCTGCAGGAGGCCATGGCCAAGGCAGGCCCGGTCATCCTCGAACCCGTCTCACTGCTCGAAGTCACCGTGCCCGCCGCCTACCAAGGCGACGTCATGGGTGACCTCAACGCCCGCCGCGGCCGGGTCCAAGGCACCGAGAGCGGCAACGACGGCGAGCAGATCGTGGTGGCCCACGTGCCCACCTCCGAGCTTCTGCGCTACGCCATCGACCTGCGCTCGCTCACCGGTGGCCGGGGCCGCTTCACCACCCGCCACGACCACTACGACGTGCTGCCCCAGCAGTTCTACGACAAGGTCGCCACCAAGCAGCACTAG
- a CDS encoding STAS domain-containing protein produces the protein MPGEFFVRPVADATCTTVAVGGDVDTYTSPELVRALDEVVRAGASEVVVDVAEVTFIDSSGLAALIGGAKQARSHGASLKVTRADASVRRLFEIAGLNEILGVEPD, from the coding sequence ATGCCAGGCGAATTCTTCGTTCGCCCTGTCGCCGATGCGACCTGTACCACGGTCGCCGTCGGCGGTGATGTCGATACCTACACCTCGCCCGAGTTGGTGCGCGCCCTCGACGAGGTCGTGCGGGCCGGCGCATCCGAGGTGGTGGTCGACGTGGCCGAGGTGACCTTCATCGACTCCTCCGGACTGGCCGCGCTCATCGGCGGGGCCAAGCAAGCCCGCAGCCACGGCGCCTCGCTGAAAGTGACGCGTGCCGACGCGAGCGTGCGGCGCCTGTTCGAGATCGCCGGGCTGAACGAGATCCTCGGCGTCGAACCCGACTAG
- a CDS encoding CDP-alcohol phosphatidyltransferase family protein → MTADQFTALGLAMAGVTAVVIGSGRLRLGFVLLIASAVPDLLDGAVAKASGTASKRGAFFDSVADRVTDSLVLGGIAWHLAATDPGGRLMLLPMAVLGTSTLISYERAKAESLGYSAKGGLMERAERIVALCLGLLVPSLLVPVLWLMLALTSLTAVQRFFKVWKQADAPPRPPERTPWRSGAVAMRMAERRRQRLARRGRRFDRARTRP, encoded by the coding sequence GTGACGGCCGACCAGTTCACCGCCTTGGGCCTTGCCATGGCGGGCGTGACCGCGGTCGTCATCGGTTCGGGGCGCCTGCGCCTGGGGTTCGTGCTGTTGATCGCCTCGGCCGTTCCCGACCTGCTCGACGGTGCCGTGGCCAAGGCGTCGGGCACCGCTTCAAAGCGCGGCGCGTTCTTCGACTCGGTGGCCGACCGGGTGACCGACTCGCTGGTCCTCGGTGGCATCGCCTGGCACCTGGCGGCGACCGATCCTGGTGGGCGCCTGATGCTGCTGCCCATGGCGGTGCTGGGCACCTCCACGTTGATCTCCTACGAGCGGGCCAAGGCGGAGTCGCTGGGCTACTCGGCCAAGGGCGGGCTGATGGAGCGGGCCGAGCGCATCGTGGCCCTGTGCCTCGGGTTGTTGGTGCCGTCGCTGTTGGTGCCGGTGCTGTGGCTGATGCTGGCGCTGACCTCGCTGACCGCCGTGCAGCGGTTCTTCAAGGTGTGGAAGCAGGCCGACGCCCCGCCCCGTCCCCCGGAGCGCACGCCGTGGCGTTCCGGCGCGGTGGCCATGCGCATGGCCGAGCGGCGCCGCCAGCGGCTGGCCCGCCGGGGCCGGCGGTTCGACCGGGCCCGCACCCGGCCCTAA
- a CDS encoding NAD(P)/FAD-dependent oxidoreductase, translating to MPNKNEKSPQVAIIGAGPAGLTAAYQLAKAGHGASTTVLESENVVGGISQTAERDGWRFDIGGHRFFTKVKAVEELWHEILPDEDFLTRPRLSRIYYRGKLFDYPLKAMNALKGLGLIEAFLCVVSYVWARIRPPKDQTTFEGWTTARFGKRLYTIFFKTYTEKVWGVPATEIQADWAAQRIKNLSLFKAVLNALLPKRNQKDITSLIEEFQYPKYGPGMMWERCTELVQAEGTKVLMETPVTAIEHEGGKAVAVHAGGTRYEATDVVSSMPISTLVKIMQPQPPAEVIDAANGLAYRDFLTVALVVPLEAGFPDNWIYIHSPDVKVGRIQNFGSWSPYLVKDGRTCLGLEYFIFESDDMWSWPDEKLVEQGKVELGKLGLVDPSKIESGYVVRMPKAYPMYDDKYKARVGVIRDWIQQNTPNVFPVGRNGMHKYNNQDHSMLTAMLSVENILGASHDIWSVNVEEEYHEEKAKSA from the coding sequence ATGCCGAACAAGAACGAGAAGTCGCCGCAGGTCGCCATCATCGGGGCCGGCCCCGCAGGCCTGACCGCCGCCTACCAGTTGGCCAAGGCAGGCCATGGGGCGAGCACCACGGTGCTGGAATCCGAGAACGTGGTGGGCGGCATCAGCCAGACCGCCGAACGTGACGGTTGGCGCTTCGACATCGGGGGCCACCGGTTCTTCACCAAGGTGAAGGCGGTCGAGGAGCTGTGGCACGAGATCCTCCCCGACGAGGACTTCCTCACCCGTCCCCGCCTCAGCCGCATCTACTACCGGGGCAAGCTCTTCGACTACCCCCTGAAGGCCATGAACGCCCTCAAGGGGCTCGGCCTGATCGAGGCCTTCCTGTGCGTCGTGTCCTACGTCTGGGCCCGCATCCGCCCGCCCAAGGACCAGACCACCTTCGAGGGCTGGACCACGGCCCGGTTCGGCAAGCGCCTCTACACAATCTTCTTCAAGACCTACACGGAGAAGGTGTGGGGCGTGCCCGCCACCGAGATCCAGGCCGACTGGGCGGCGCAGCGCATCAAGAACTTGTCGCTGTTCAAGGCCGTGCTCAACGCGCTGCTGCCCAAGCGCAACCAGAAGGACATCACCAGCCTCATCGAGGAATTCCAGTACCCCAAGTACGGCCCCGGGATGATGTGGGAGCGCTGCACCGAACTGGTGCAGGCCGAGGGCACCAAGGTGCTCATGGAGACGCCGGTGACGGCCATCGAGCACGAGGGCGGCAAGGCCGTGGCCGTGCACGCGGGCGGCACCCGCTACGAGGCCACCGACGTGGTCTCGTCGATGCCGATCTCCACGCTGGTCAAGATCATGCAGCCCCAGCCGCCGGCCGAGGTCATCGACGCCGCCAACGGCCTGGCCTACCGCGACTTCCTCACCGTGGCCTTGGTGGTGCCGCTCGAGGCGGGCTTCCCCGACAACTGGATCTACATCCACTCGCCCGACGTGAAGGTGGGCCGCATCCAGAACTTCGGGTCGTGGTCGCCGTACCTGGTCAAGGACGGGCGCACCTGCCTCGGCCTCGAGTACTTCATCTTCGAGAGCGACGACATGTGGTCGTGGCCCGACGAGAAGCTGGTCGAGCAGGGCAAGGTGGAGCTGGGCAAGCTCGGGCTCGTCGACCCGTCGAAGATCGAGTCGGGCTACGTGGTGCGGATGCCCAAGGCGTACCCCATGTACGACGACAAGTACAAGGCTCGCGTGGGCGTCATCCGCGACTGGATTCAGCAGAACACGCCCAACGTCTTCCCGGTCGGCCGTAACGGGATGCACAAGTACAACAACCAGGACCACTCCATGCTGACGGCCATGCTGTCGGTGGAGAACATCCTGGGCGCCTCCCACGACATCTGGTCGGTGAACGTGGAAGAGGAGTATCACGAGGAGAAGGCCAAGAGCGCCTGA